One Spiroplasma endosymbiont of Cantharis nigra DNA segment encodes these proteins:
- the fmt gene encoding methionyl-tRNA formyltransferase yields MFKVIFCGTPDISVEILKGIEKTGLTIVGVITQPDKQIGRKKEIKFSPVKEYSLSKKYRLFQPFKISQIYDELKSLKADFMITCAYGQFITQPILDLFKNCINVHASLLPKYRGGSPIQYAIMNGESKTGISLMKMIKKMDAGDVYCQAEILITQEDNADSVFKKMAVLGKKMIEESLLQILKGQLIGVQQDESKVSFAYNLKNEEEKIDWNKSAEQICNFIRALSPQPIAFTYIDKERIKIKSARVIKDEEKLMTLDKLFANGEIIAIDKEGIIVNTTNGFLKIIELQREGKKMVSASTFKDPNSPIKVGLIFN; encoded by the coding sequence ATGTTTAAAGTAATATTTTGTGGTACTCCTGATATATCTGTTGAGATTTTAAAAGGTATAGAAAAAACTGGTCTAACAATTGTTGGTGTTATTACTCAACCTGACAAACAAATTGGTAGAAAAAAAGAGATTAAGTTTTCACCAGTAAAAGAATATAGTCTAAGTAAAAAATATAGATTATTTCAACCTTTTAAGATTTCACAAATTTATGATGAATTAAAAAGTCTAAAAGCAGATTTTATGATTACTTGTGCTTATGGTCAATTTATTACTCAACCAATTTTAGATCTCTTTAAAAATTGTATTAATGTTCATGCAAGTCTTTTACCAAAATACAGAGGTGGAAGCCCGATACAATATGCAATTATGAATGGAGAAAGTAAAACTGGTATTTCATTAATGAAAATGATTAAAAAGATGGATGCTGGTGATGTGTATTGCCAAGCAGAAATTTTAATTACACAAGAAGATAATGCTGATTCAGTTTTTAAAAAAATGGCTGTTTTAGGTAAAAAAATGATAGAAGAAAGTTTATTACAAATATTAAAAGGGCAATTAATTGGAGTTCAACAAGATGAATCTAAAGTTAGCTTTGCATATAATTTAAAAAATGAAGAAGAAAAAATAGATTGAAATAAATCAGCTGAGCAAATTTGCAATTTTATTAGAGCTTTGAGTCCTCAGCCAATTGCTTTTACATATATTGACAAAGAAAGAATTAAAATAAAATCAGCAAGAGTTATAAAAGATGAAGAGAAATTAATGACATTAGATAAATTATTTGCTAATGGAGAAATAATTGCCATTGATAAAGAGGGAATAATTGTAAATACAACTAATGGATTTTTAAAAATTATTGAACTTCAAAGAGAAGGAAAAAAAATGGTTAGTGCATCTACTTTTAAAGATCCAAATTCACCTATAAAAGTTGGTTTAATTTTTAACTAA
- the tig gene encoding trigger factor — protein MKFSTKKIAQKGQGIWIVTIEGKEWEEAVKKGKSKAAANIEIPGFRKGKAPKEKIEQYLTPVKYLNAAVQSIMDKAWTFARNQKSDIEPFTSPVPTPVKISEKECELHFIFDLKPEIKIGTYKGLKDKELLKEELKVTKEELDKAIDQYRERFVMEKLKEKGAKIAKGDSVSFDFEGFIDGKSFKGGKGLDFKLIIGSGQMIPGFEDAMIGKGLGESSINVVFPIDYTEELKGKKAEFKLDVKEIKERILPAKDDELVKDLNLPGITTFKELESSLKTQILDQKTLQSKNIFVNKVIDLIRLNSTIEIPKSAINKEIETLYKEFEAKVQSQKITIKDYKKQTGLTDSDIRNELFGDAKKRIESYLITDQVRNTEKFEVLKEEMKQKYETLAKTFGVEIDFIKNSFLPEAQIKEEIIKEKIVDFLYTNNG, from the coding sequence ATGAAATTTAGTACAAAAAAAATTGCACAAAAAGGACAAGGAATTTGGATAGTTACAATTGAAGGTAAAGAATGAGAAGAAGCAGTAAAAAAAGGTAAATCAAAAGCAGCAGCTAACATTGAAATACCAGGTTTTAGAAAAGGTAAAGCGCCAAAAGAAAAAATTGAACAATATTTAACACCAGTTAAATATTTAAATGCAGCAGTTCAATCAATTATGGATAAAGCTTGGACTTTTGCAAGAAATCAAAAGTCTGATATTGAACCATTTACTTCACCAGTACCAACGCCTGTTAAAATTAGTGAAAAAGAATGTGAGTTACACTTTATTTTTGATTTAAAACCAGAAATAAAAATTGGAACTTACAAAGGACTAAAAGATAAAGAGTTATTGAAAGAAGAGTTAAAAGTTACAAAAGAGGAATTGGATAAAGCAATTGATCAATATAGAGAAAGATTTGTAATGGAAAAACTAAAAGAAAAAGGTGCTAAAATTGCTAAGGGCGATTCAGTGTCATTTGATTTTGAAGGATTTATTGATGGTAAATCTTTCAAAGGTGGAAAAGGACTAGATTTCAAATTAATTATTGGAAGTGGCCAAATGATTCCTGGTTTTGAAGATGCAATGATTGGTAAAGGACTAGGAGAATCTTCAATTAATGTAGTATTCCCCATAGACTATACTGAGGAATTAAAAGGGAAAAAAGCTGAGTTTAAATTAGATGTAAAAGAAATTAAAGAGAGAATTTTACCTGCAAAAGATGATGAATTAGTAAAGGATTTAAATCTACCGGGAATTACTACTTTTAAAGAGTTAGAAAGTAGTTTAAAAACTCAAATTTTAGATCAAAAAACATTACAATCAAAAAATATTTTTGTAAACAAAGTAATAGATTTAATTAGATTGAATTCAACAATTGAAATTCCAAAATCAGCTATTAATAAAGAAATTGAAACCTTATACAAAGAATTTGAAGCAAAGGTTCAAAGTCAAAAAATAACAATCAAAGATTATAAAAAACAAACTGGGTTAACTGATAGCGATATCAGAAACGAATTATTTGGAGATGCAAAAAAACGTATTGAAAGTTATTTAATAACAGATCAAGTTAGAAATACTGAAAAATTTGAAGTATTAAAAGAAGAAATGAAACAAAAGTATGAAACTTTAGCTAAAACATTTGGTGTAGAAATTGACTTTATTAAGAATTCTTTCTTACCAGAAGCACAGATAAAAGAAGAAATAATTAAAGAAAAAATCGTTGATTTCTTATATACAAATAACGGTTAA
- the efp gene encoding elongation factor P: MSVNDLRPGSTFLYDGNIFVVLENSFSKTGRQQGKVTVKVKNLRTAARVEITFTGGEKVDKALIEKKDMQFLYNDGSNCVLMNTETYEQVEIASAKLEWELKFITDGIMVKMTEYDGEILGITIPEKIELTIVEAEPAVKGDTTSGAQKKAKVETGLEITVPLFIKEGEKVLINTTDGKYAGRAN, from the coding sequence ATGTCAGTAAACGATTTAAGACCTGGAAGTACATTCTTATATGATGGGAATATTTTTGTTGTTTTGGAAAACTCATTTTCTAAAACAGGTAGACAACAGGGAAAAGTTACAGTTAAAGTTAAAAACTTGAGAACTGCAGCAAGAGTTGAAATTACTTTTACAGGGGGAGAAAAAGTAGATAAGGCTTTAATTGAGAAAAAGGATATGCAATTTTTATATAATGATGGTTCAAATTGTGTTTTAATGAATACTGAAACTTATGAACAAGTGGAAATTGCTTCAGCAAAATTAGAATGAGAATTAAAATTTATAACAGATGGTATTATGGTAAAAATGACAGAGTATGATGGTGAAATTCTGGGAATAACTATTCCTGAAAAAATAGAACTAACAATAGTTGAAGCTGAACCTGCTGTTAAAGGTGATACAACTAGTGGAGCTCAAAAAAAGGCAAAAGTTGAAACAGGGTTAGAAATAACTGTTCCTTTATTTATTAAAGAAGGAGAAAAAGTGTTAATTAATACTACTGATGGAAAATATGCAGGAAGAGCAAACTAA
- the lon gene encoding endopeptidase La: MNKKLPMLITRGSYIYPTFEQVLEIGRDKTTLAVKEAVDKYEGKILMVSQKKPLEDDPKLNDLFTFGVLAEVKIKKEWKDGTLTVNIKSISRIEISDIELKEFYIANYKVKDSLKSSNKEALDKITKYIKAMISSQDEFPSEVGDIIKTSAANVDPNFIVDSAANLMPFMPIEKKQAMLEELDPVKRIEIINDFLDEKRQSADIESSISKKIKSRVDEQQREFYLREKLKAIKEELGDIDGEGDDLAKYKKRLESEPFPENIKKRILSEIDKCEGMPASSSEANITRTYIDWMMQTPWWQKTEEKTNLTFAKKILDKHHYGLEKVKERIIEYLAVKQNTNKVKGQIITLVGPPGVGKTSLAKSIAESMGREFVKMALGGVKDESEIRGHRKTYIGAMPGRVIQGMKKAAVKNPVFLLDEIDKMASDYRGDPASAMLEVLDPEQNSKFSDHYLEEEYDLSDVVFIATANYPENIPEALYDRMEIIELSSYTEIEKMKIAEEYLIPKVLDDHAVTKEQVIFKKEAINEIIKHYTREAGVRQLERWIASITRKFVVKMLKKEIETLTVTPKVVNELLKKRIFEHTEKENEAQVGVVTGLAYTQFGGDILPIEVNHFPGKGGLILTGKLGDVMKESATIAYDFVKSNYKAFGIPKEVFNENDIHIHVPEGAVPKDGPSAGVTITTAIVSALTNKPVPKEIGMTGEITLRGLVFPIGGLREKSISAHRSGLKKILIPFKNTKDIEDIPEEVRKELEVVPVQKYSEVYENVFGIKLNDLVRELPIATSSKEEGKKTH, encoded by the coding sequence ATGAATAAAAAATTACCAATGTTAATTACTCGTGGCAGTTATATTTACCCAACTTTTGAACAAGTTTTGGAAATTGGTAGAGATAAAACAACACTTGCAGTTAAAGAAGCTGTTGACAAATATGAGGGAAAAATTCTAATGGTTTCACAAAAAAAACCATTAGAAGATGATCCAAAATTAAATGATTTATTCACATTTGGTGTATTGGCTGAAGTAAAAATTAAAAAAGAATGAAAAGATGGTACATTAACTGTAAATATAAAATCAATATCACGTATAGAAATTAGTGATATTGAGTTGAAAGAGTTTTATATTGCAAATTATAAAGTAAAAGATAGCTTAAAGAGCTCAAATAAAGAAGCATTAGATAAGATAACAAAATATATTAAGGCAATGATAAGTTCACAAGATGAATTCCCATCAGAAGTTGGCGATATTATTAAAACTTCTGCTGCAAATGTTGACCCTAATTTTATTGTAGATAGTGCTGCTAATTTGATGCCATTTATGCCAATTGAAAAGAAACAAGCAATGCTTGAAGAATTAGATCCTGTTAAAAGAATTGAAATAATTAATGACTTTTTAGATGAAAAACGTCAATCAGCAGATATTGAATCATCAATTAGTAAAAAAATTAAATCAAGAGTTGATGAACAACAAAGAGAATTTTATTTAAGAGAAAAATTAAAAGCTATTAAAGAAGAATTAGGGGATATTGATGGAGAAGGAGATGATTTGGCTAAATATAAAAAACGCCTTGAATCAGAACCTTTCCCAGAAAACATAAAAAAAAGAATTTTATCAGAAATTGATAAATGTGAGGGAATGCCTGCGTCTTCTTCAGAAGCAAATATTACAAGAACATATATTGATTGAATGATGCAAACACCATGATGACAAAAAACTGAGGAAAAAACAAATCTAACTTTTGCAAAAAAAATTTTAGATAAGCATCACTATGGATTAGAAAAAGTTAAAGAAAGAATTATTGAGTATTTAGCTGTCAAACAAAATACTAACAAAGTGAAAGGGCAAATAATTACATTAGTAGGTCCTCCAGGAGTTGGTAAAACAAGTTTAGCAAAATCTATTGCTGAATCAATGGGAAGAGAATTTGTGAAAATGGCTCTTGGTGGTGTTAAAGATGAATCAGAAATTAGAGGTCATAGAAAAACTTATATAGGAGCAATGCCAGGTAGAGTAATTCAGGGAATGAAGAAAGCTGCAGTTAAAAACCCAGTTTTCTTACTTGATGAAATTGATAAAATGGCAAGTGACTATAGAGGAGATCCAGCTTCAGCAATGTTAGAAGTATTAGATCCAGAACAAAACTCAAAATTTTCAGATCATTATTTAGAAGAAGAATATGATTTAAGCGATGTTGTATTTATTGCAACTGCAAATTATCCTGAAAATATTCCAGAAGCTTTATATGATAGAATGGAAATTATTGAATTATCAAGTTATACTGAAATTGAAAAAATGAAAATTGCAGAAGAGTATTTAATTCCTAAAGTTTTAGATGATCATGCTGTTACTAAAGAACAAGTAATCTTTAAAAAAGAAGCAATCAATGAAATTATCAAACACTATACTAGAGAAGCTGGTGTAAGACAATTAGAAAGATGAATTGCTTCAATCACTAGAAAATTTGTTGTAAAAATGTTAAAAAAAGAAATTGAAACATTAACAGTTACTCCTAAAGTAGTTAATGAATTACTTAAAAAAAGAATTTTTGAGCATACTGAAAAAGAAAATGAGGCTCAAGTCGGAGTTGTTACAGGACTTGCTTATACTCAATTTGGAGGAGATATTTTACCAATTGAAGTCAACCACTTTCCTGGTAAAGGGGGATTAATTCTTACTGGTAAACTTGGAGATGTTATGAAAGAATCAGCAACTATAGCTTATGACTTTGTTAAATCAAATTATAAAGCATTTGGTATTCCTAAAGAAGTATTCAATGAAAATGATATTCATATCCATGTTCCTGAAGGAGCTGTTCCAAAAGATGGACCAAGTGCTGGTGTAACAATTACTACAGCAATTGTTTCAGCATTAACAAATAAACCTGTGCCAAAAGAAATAGGTATGACAGGTGAAATTACATTAAGAGGATTAGTATTCCCAATTGGTGGATTAAGAGAAAAATCAATTTCTGCTCATAGAAGTGGTTTGAAAAAAATATTAATTCCTTTTAAAAATACTAAAGATATCGAAGATATTCCTGAAGAGGTAAGAAAAGAATTGGAAGTAGTTCCTGTTCAAAAATACTCAGAAGTTTATGAAAATGTATTCGGTATTAAATTAAATGATCTTGTTAGAGAATTACCAATTGCAACTTCATCGAAAGAAGAAGGCAAAAAAACTCATTAA
- a CDS encoding replication-associated recombination protein A, producing MNKPLSFLLRPDTLKNIIGQSHLINNKYGLISKLVEKKFLTNLIFYGPPGVGKTSMAISIANDLNAKYDFFNASNDKKEKLQKLIESSNHDEQLILIVDEIHRMNRNIQDYLLEFIESKKVVVFLTTTENPYFVINPAIRSRCTILKLKEITIEEMKEGIKRVLKNNKINLDIEKDAFVKLCELSNGDLRVAINSIELMLELYPNIKINNEIIEAIFEQAVTKGTGEGDEYHDLKSALQKSIRGSDVDAALHYWARLMKIGDFEVLMRRMIIMAYEDIGLANPTIPIRVYQACQTFRQIGMPEGRIILGLAIIEMSLSEKSNSSYLALEKAIDDVNNGLAPPIPPYLRDNHYRNAHKLGHGIGYKYAHNYENDWVDQQYLPDEIKDINYFTFKPHSSYEKKLMEIYIKFTKGNKIK from the coding sequence ATGAACAAACCTTTAAGTTTCTTATTAAGACCAGATACTTTAAAAAATATTATTGGTCAGTCACATTTAATTAATAATAAGTATGGTTTAATTTCAAAACTTGTTGAAAAAAAATTTCTTACTAATTTAATTTTTTATGGTCCTCCAGGAGTTGGTAAGACATCTATGGCTATTTCTATTGCAAATGATCTTAATGCAAAATATGATTTTTTTAATGCCTCAAATGATAAAAAAGAGAAATTGCAAAAGTTAATTGAATCATCAAATCATGATGAACAATTAATATTAATTGTTGATGAGATTCATAGAATGAATAGAAATATTCAAGATTATTTATTAGAATTTATAGAGTCAAAAAAAGTTGTAGTTTTTTTGACTACAACTGAAAATCCTTATTTTGTAATTAATCCTGCTATTAGAAGTAGGTGTACAATTTTAAAGTTAAAAGAAATTACTATTGAAGAAATGAAAGAGGGTATAAAAAGAGTATTAAAAAATAATAAAATTAATCTAGATATTGAAAAAGACGCCTTTGTAAAACTTTGTGAACTTTCCAATGGAGATTTAAGGGTTGCTATCAATTCAATAGAATTAATGCTCGAATTATATCCAAACATTAAAATTAATAATGAAATTATTGAAGCAATATTTGAGCAAGCTGTTACTAAGGGAACAGGGGAAGGCGATGAATATCATGATCTAAAATCAGCATTACAAAAATCAATTAGAGGAAGTGATGTTGATGCTGCATTACACTATTGAGCAAGATTAATGAAAATAGGTGACTTTGAAGTTTTAATGAGAAGAATGATTATTATGGCTTATGAGGACATAGGACTAGCCAATCCAACAATTCCCATAAGAGTTTATCAAGCATGCCAAACTTTTAGACAAATAGGAATGCCAGAAGGAAGAATTATTTTGGGTTTAGCTATTATTGAAATGTCTTTAAGTGAGAAATCAAACTCGTCTTATTTAGCTTTAGAAAAGGCAATAGATGATGTTAATAATGGTTTAGCACCTCCAATCCCACCATATCTTAGAGATAATCATTATCGAAATGCTCATAAATTAGGACATGGGATTGGTTATAAATATGCTCATAATTATGAAAACGATTGAGTTGATCAACAGTATTTACCAGATGAAATTAAAGATATAAACTATTTTACTTTTAAACCTCATAGCAGTTATGAAAAGAAATTAATGGAAATATACATAAAATTTACAAAAGGAAATAAGATAAAATAA
- a CDS encoding MMB_0454 family protein, with translation MYISIERNSRGNLEIDEKILSKIIEFDVTSIAVGYKSINVSVTIHQETDLFILIRVYALGKGKFFMDGIKATSVINDSIYKTLKVKPKNISFAFIK, from the coding sequence ATGTACATATCTATTGAAAGAAACTCTAGAGGTAATCTAGAAATAGATGAAAAAATACTAAGTAAAATAATTGAATTTGATGTTACTTCAATTGCAGTTGGCTATAAAAGTATAAATGTAAGTGTAACTATTCATCAGGAAACTGATCTATTTATTTTGATAAGAGTATATGCACTTGGCAAAGGAAAATTTTTTATGGATGGAATTAAAGCAACATCAGTTATTAACGATTCTATTTATAAAACTTTAAAAGTAAAACCAAAAAATATATCTTTTGCATTTATTAAATAG
- a CDS encoding DUF2779 domain-containing protein: MKVVTKEDFKRYMGVCPKIAWIFHNLENFKTIINLKKNKILETHYKVEMNTEDDFNSSSGFNAIDLYSDLLTKEESLLSKEELNQKELLIKQLNGLNGFEISGLPAETIVDGLAVGEAAREYFIEKLYEENSVEKTNFEYFDFQEMEYSQTIQKTREILDNNNIKYLFEPTFEANDSMLRVRCDVLINNGNKHVTIVEFKASTSSKTEHFFDIMYQKKVLEKNGYIVDDVKIGLINRDYIRGIGIKEERRDFEVSDLYDIDYEKDVKPKTKDLKLPISGESDLIYSQLIRVTDKLENSIKLPKINSLIEGMEANDFYFDGCIAKISAFFETKENLFNEKCKKIKLEYAKLSYKLDEKYCQHVVPYYDKSKFNLYELSGFKASAAVIHSLFPKDIYIENIKDLDDNKYIYNSKNLFKQDQKRVINVVSNFIKNNKITANDIIKAGSYETILKDLKQYYDYPVYMYDFETVKWAIPKYDNSWAYQQIPFQYSIHVIDNPNYDFNDPINTMKHLNFIASNQDDPRPEFLLNFIRDCFKYGPGIYVAYNKSFEKGVLKNLIYCYPQFTIPLTYIYMNTIDLMEFFRKRGDNWLIYHPEFRGSYSIKKTQPALDSSLSYKDLKINKGDKASQTFRQFLDNVISQEEYEVILKEDMLKYCDRDTLAMIVVLQKVVDIVKEYNPNFLKDLMKLREDEK; the protein is encoded by the coding sequence ATGAAAGTAGTTACAAAAGAAGATTTTAAAAGATATATGGGTGTATGCCCAAAAATAGCTTGAATTTTTCACAATTTAGAAAATTTTAAAACAATTATTAATTTGAAAAAAAATAAGATTCTTGAAACTCATTACAAAGTTGAAATGAACACGGAAGATGATTTTAATTCTTCTTCTGGATTTAATGCAATTGATTTATATTCTGATTTATTGACAAAAGAAGAAAGTCTTTTATCAAAAGAGGAGCTGAATCAAAAAGAATTATTAATTAAACAATTAAATGGTCTTAATGGTTTTGAAATATCAGGTCTTCCTGCAGAAACAATTGTTGATGGATTGGCAGTTGGTGAAGCTGCTAGGGAGTATTTTATTGAAAAATTATATGAAGAGAATTCAGTGGAGAAAACAAATTTTGAATATTTTGATTTTCAGGAAATGGAATATAGTCAAACAATTCAAAAAACACGTGAGATTTTAGATAATAATAATATAAAGTATTTGTTTGAGCCCACTTTTGAAGCTAATGACTCTATGTTAAGAGTTAGATGTGACGTTTTAATTAACAATGGTAATAAGCACGTTACTATTGTTGAATTTAAGGCTTCAACCTCTTCAAAGACTGAGCATTTTTTTGATATTATGTATCAAAAAAAAGTTTTAGAAAAAAATGGTTACATTGTTGATGATGTAAAAATAGGTCTAATAAATAGAGACTATATTAGAGGAATTGGTATTAAAGAAGAAAGACGAGATTTTGAAGTATCAGATCTATATGATATAGATTATGAAAAGGACGTAAAACCTAAAACTAAGGATTTAAAACTTCCAATTAGTGGCGAATCTGATTTAATATATTCACAATTAATAAGAGTTACAGATAAATTGGAGAATTCAATAAAGCTTCCAAAAATTAATAGTTTAATTGAAGGAATGGAAGCAAATGATTTCTATTTTGATGGTTGTATAGCGAAAATATCAGCTTTTTTTGAAACAAAAGAGAATTTATTTAATGAAAAGTGTAAAAAAATTAAATTAGAATATGCAAAATTAAGCTATAAACTTGATGAAAAATATTGTCAACATGTTGTTCCATATTATGATAAAAGTAAATTTAATCTTTACGAATTATCAGGTTTTAAAGCTTCTGCAGCAGTTATACATTCCTTATTTCCAAAAGATATTTATATTGAAAATATCAAGGACTTAGATGATAATAAATATATTTATAATTCTAAAAATTTGTTTAAGCAAGATCAAAAAAGAGTAATTAATGTTGTTTCCAATTTTATAAAAAATAATAAAATTACAGCCAATGATATTATCAAAGCTGGTTCATATGAAACAATCTTAAAAGATTTAAAACAATATTATGATTATCCAGTTTATATGTACGACTTTGAAACAGTAAAATGAGCAATTCCTAAGTATGATAATTCTTGAGCTTACCAACAAATTCCATTTCAATATTCAATTCATGTTATTGATAATCCAAATTATGATTTTAATGACCCAATAAATACAATGAAACATTTAAACTTTATTGCAAGTAATCAAGATGATCCAAGACCAGAATTTTTATTAAATTTTATTAGAGATTGTTTTAAATATGGTCCAGGCATTTATGTGGCATATAATAAATCTTTTGAAAAGGGAGTTTTAAAAAATCTTATTTATTGTTATCCTCAATTCACAATTCCTTTAACTTACATTTATATGAATACTATTGACTTAATGGAATTCTTCAGAAAAAGAGGAGACAATTGATTAATTTATCATCCAGAGTTTAGAGGTTCATATTCAATTAAAAAAACTCAACCTGCTTTGGATAGTAGTTTGAGTTACAAGGACCTAAAAATTAATAAAGGTGATAAAGCAAGCCAAACTTTCAGACAATTTTTAGATAATGTAATCAGTCAAGAAGAATATGAAGTAATTTTAAAAGAAGATATGCTTAAATATTGTGACAGAGATACATTAGCCATGATTGTAGTTTTACAAAAAGTTGTAGATATTGTTAAGGAATATAATCCTAATTTTTTAAAAGATCTTATGAAATTAAGAGAGGATGAGAAATAA
- a CDS encoding ABC transporter ATP-binding protein, which yields MDNSYNATNNPIGDVIVANNREESKKYIPDDKVYKLVKEKNKLKFSWIVLIYGWKYKALFLSVVFVVTFSAFLVSLNTLFLRNVLSAAQAQNGQYWNLSWKAWMAITATDLILLYFCTYIRNSCSIMLAVNIEVELRNLTIKRLLEQDISYYSDKKIGKLMTKLVGDTNVIGNEISGMIAWVIQAPLVIVMGTAMMFAIHWQLALVASICVYSLTFIVIMFSLQYQKKVKKVRDVISDVNGDVIDRIGAIKLVKATGTRRYEESRLEELHKPYIKAFRPISKIDGTLLAILIASDVLINLIMITIAIEFFNDNKMLTTTLPSFISAMVGLTRPLWQIAAIIPGLSRASASSAQIYEVIEKEPILDDKDKSGILFDENISKIEFRKVKFNYPEKPEVNIVPNLDITLEKGKSYAFVGETGSGKSTISKLLLRFYDPTEGCILVNDKNLKDFNLKSYLSHVGYVEQEPSIIFGDVYDNVRYGHFNATEEEVHEACKKAQIDQIINSWPYGYQTILGERGLLLSGGQKQRLVIARILLRNPELLILDEATSALDNIVEKEIQVQLNELMKEKTSVIIAHRLSTIKDVDKIFVLAPGKGIVQQGTYKELIKIPGKFKDLHDAGKS from the coding sequence ATGGATAATTCATATAATGCAACAAATAATCCTATTGGAGATGTGATTGTTGCGAATAATAGAGAAGAATCTAAAAAATATATTCCAGATGATAAGGTTTATAAATTAGTTAAAGAAAAAAATAAACTTAAATTTTCGTGAATAGTTTTAATTTATGGATGAAAATATAAGGCATTGTTTTTAAGTGTAGTTTTTGTTGTAACTTTTAGTGCTTTTTTAGTAAGTTTAAATACTTTATTTTTAAGAAATGTTCTTAGTGCAGCACAAGCCCAAAATGGACAGTATTGAAATTTATCTTGAAAAGCATGAATGGCTATAACTGCTACAGATTTAATTTTGCTATATTTTTGTACATATATTAGGAACTCATGTTCAATTATGCTTGCAGTAAATATAGAAGTAGAATTAAGAAATTTAACAATAAAAAGATTATTAGAGCAAGACATTAGTTATTATTCTGATAAAAAAATTGGAAAATTAATGACAAAATTAGTGGGAGATACTAATGTTATTGGAAACGAAATTTCAGGAATGATTGCTTGAGTAATTCAAGCACCATTAGTTATTGTAATGGGAACAGCTATGATGTTTGCAATTCATTGACAACTTGCTTTAGTTGCAAGTATTTGTGTTTACTCATTAACATTTATTGTAATAATGTTTTCACTTCAATATCAAAAAAAGGTTAAAAAAGTTAGAGATGTAATTTCTGATGTCAATGGTGATGTAATTGATCGAATTGGAGCAATTAAATTAGTAAAAGCAACAGGAACAAGAAGATATGAAGAATCAAGATTAGAAGAACTTCATAAGCCTTATATTAAGGCCTTTAGACCAATTTCAAAAATAGATGGTACTTTATTAGCAATTTTAATTGCTTCAGATGTTCTAATTAATTTAATTATGATAACTATTGCAATAGAATTTTTTAATGATAATAAGATGTTGACAACTACTCTACCATCATTTATTTCAGCTATGGTTGGTTTAACTCGTCCTTTATGACAAATAGCTGCAATTATTCCGGGTCTATCAAGAGCATCGGCATCTTCTGCACAAATATATGAAGTTATTGAAAAAGAGCCAATTCTTGATGATAAAGATAAATCAGGGATTTTATTTGATGAAAATATTTCAAAAATTGAATTTAGAAAAGTTAAATTTAATTATCCTGAGAAACCAGAAGTTAACATTGTTCCAAATTTAGATATTACTTTAGAAAAGGGAAAATCTTATGCGTTTGTAGGTGAAACTGGAAGTGGTAAATCTACAATTTCAAAATTATTGTTAAGATTTTATGATCCAACTGAAGGTTGTATTTTAGTTAATGATAAGAATTTAAAAGACTTTAATTTAAAAAGTTATTTAAGTCATGTTGGTTATGTTGAACAAGAGCCATCAATAATTTTTGGTGATGTTTATGATAATGTTAGATATGGTCATTTCAATGCCACTGAAGAGGAAGTACATGAAGCTTGTAAAAAAGCTCAAATTGATCAAATTATTAATAGTTGACCTTATGGTTATCAAACTATTTTAGGAGAACGTGGTTTATTACTAAGTGGTGGTCAAAAACAAAGACTTGTAATTGCAAGAATTTTACTTAGAAATCCTGAATTATTAATTTTAGATGAGGCAACAAGTGCGTTAGATAATATTGTTGAAAAAGAAATTCAAGTTCAATTAAATGAACTGATGAAAGAAAAAACATCAGTAATAATTGCACATAGATTGAGCACTATAAAAGATGTTGATAAAATATTTGTATTAGCTCCTGGTAAGGGAATTGTTCAACAAGGAACTTATAAAGAATTAATCAAAATTCCAGGAAAATTTAAAGATTTGCATGATGCAGGTAAGTCTTAA